Proteins co-encoded in one Chroicocephalus ridibundus chromosome 28, bChrRid1.1, whole genome shotgun sequence genomic window:
- the LOC134507843 gene encoding uncharacterized protein LOC134507843, protein MGHLHGEATRLHRALATAGATPVATPEPAAVPPGDPAVPRATAGDPWTTAATITLRWREAVASVEAIWARLAGDAVRLRDACGSAATAGATAEVTTDHLAAAVAQQDKARQELLGATRALPVTSEVATMAEAVADHETRVAEASAGLQAATEATEKTVVAMVETAVAKERRRVAAVAHEPLGRLVAACHGATYFYCHLRRCLEDIEATVAAMAAGHGGPEGTGGGPAAPGVAQEGPGVPRDLMAAVAAAEGLWEASAHLAKGHLLGTLRMARGLLVNPGVPDATAATTVAQRCRDATAALPGLLRGRR, encoded by the coding sequence ATGGGCCACCTTCATGGAGAGGCCACCCGCCTCCATCGTGCCCTGGCCACCGCCGGGGCCACCCCTGTGGCCACCCCTGAGCCTGCTGCTGTCCCGCCAGGGGatcccgctgtccccagggccactgcgGGGGACCCTTGGACCACCGCGGCAACCATCACCCTCAGGTGGCGGGAGGCGGTGGCCTCTGTGGAGGCCATCTGGGCCAGGTTGGCAGGGGACGCTGTGCGTCTGCGGGACGCCTGTGGGAGCGCGGCCACCGCGGGGGCCACCGCTGAGGTCACCACGGACCACCTGGCAGCGGCGGTGGCCCAGCAGGACAAGGCgcgccaggagctgctgggggccacCCGGGCACTGCCAGTGACCTCAGAGGTGGCCACGATGGCCGAGGCGGTGGCAGACCACGAGACACGGGTGGCCGAGGCCAGCGCGGGGCTGCAGGCGGCCACTGAGGCCACCGAGAAGACggtggtggccatggtggagACGGCGGTGGCCAAGGAACGGAGACGGGTAGCGGCGGTGGCCCACGAGCCCCTGGGACGCTTGGTGGCCGCCTGTCACGGGGCCACCTACTTCTACTGTCACCTGCGCCGCTGCCTCGAGGACATCGAGGCCACCGTGGCTGCCATGGCTGCTGGACACGGTGGCCCTGAGGGGACAGGCGGTGGCCCTGCGGCTCCTGGGGTGGCCCAGGAgggtcccggtgtccccagggaccTGATGGCAGCGGTGGCAGCGGCCGAGGGGCTGTGGGAGGCCAGCGCCCACCTGGCCAAGGGCCACCTCCTGGGGACGCTGCGGATGGCGCGGGGACTGCTCGTCAATCCTGGCGTCCCCGATGCCACCGCGGCCACCACCGTGGCCCAGCGCTGCCGGGATGCCACCGCCgccctcccagggctgctgcggggacgGCGGTAG
- the LOC134507844 gene encoding uncharacterized protein LOC134507844: MSSPPLSPAVASAAAASRQALQALAGLAEALGTPGTVGTAAALAEAKAALEEAEAALAGLEAALVAAMAAAATTTTAATPTPGLDAEGLYRALAVAADASAKELEQELRRNRRRRWGLWLVRTVTLVLMLLCVPLLSLDVVREALGVTQESHLVPSLATVALVCQVALWGTGTSKRHLATAASHQRHQAHRYRRLAWDAAAATAATTEATKAIADANVTLGMLEEVTDHLRTLVDAVTQDLEMGQGFPASARALGDTVVALGTAMGDKEGTERLARALEALPGDE; encoded by the exons ATGTCCTCTCCTCCGCTGTCCCCGGCGGTGGCCTCGGCCGCGGCGGCCTCCAGGCAGGCGCTGCAGGCGCTGGCGGGGCTGGCGGAGGCGCTGGGGACGCCGGGGACggtggggacggcggcggcgctggcggaGGCGAAGGCGGCGCTtgaggaggcggaggcggcgctGGCGGGGCTGGAAGCGGCGTTGGtggcggcgatggcggcggcggcgacgacgACGACGGCGGCGACGCCGACTCCGGGGCTCGACGCCGAAGGTCTTTACCGGGCGCTGGCGGTGGCCGCCGATGCCAGCGCcaaggagctggagcaggagctgcgcCGCAACCGCCGGCGCCGCTGGGGTCTGTGGCTGGTCCGGACCGTCACCCTGGTGCTGATGCTTCTCTGCGTTCCCCTGC TGTCCCTGGACGTGGTGCGGGAGGCGCTGGGGGTGACACAGGAGAGTCACCTCGTCCCCTCCCTGGCCACCGTCGCCCTGGTCTGCCAGGTGGCCCTGTGGGGCACGGGGACATCCAAGCGTCACTTGGCCACCGCCGCCAGCCACCAGCGTCACCAAGCCCACCGCTACCGCCGCCTGGCCTGGGAcgccgccgctgccaccgccgccaccacTGAGGCCACCAAGGCCATCGCCGATGCCAATGTCAccctggggatgctggaggaggtgACCGACCACCTGAGGACCCTGGTGGACGCTGTCACCCAGGACCTGGAGATGGGTCAGGGCTTCCCTGCCAGCGCCCGGGCCCTGGGGGACACCgtggtggccttggggacagccatgggggacaaggaggggacgGAGAGGTTGGCCCGGGCGCTGGAGGCTCTGCCGGGGGACGAGTAG
- the CCHCR1 gene encoding coiled-coil alpha-helical rod protein 1 produces MAESHPEPPGTGLRGLVPPWHFVLRPAGPSTRPLEAELEAERRRGHTLEAELEAEKGRGQALEAELEAEKGRGQALEAELEAEKGRGQALEAELEAEKGRGQALEAELEAERRRGQALEAELEAVRGRGQAQGAEPDGEQPLEECQAQVLLQARLSALGHILTLQERELGHELPPAEVPVAVAPPRLQRLLGRWREKVFALLVQLRVQEEAQRVLRAQVGTLGAAVAAGTRRVTRLELSLRERAATAELQRRDTERLAREVTRQRGRAEAAEEALRGLARAAARLARVVTAREAEVAAATSTMVTLSARLRRAGQRLRVLRGLVAPVVALDRPQWQQDPAGDDLVAKVTGSSRLLSGTMAGVRRSAVALGVADEVTRSPVTTDEVTWDKATIHEDRMEHPPGRAALGSLVTQLQALGAAILGDDGDSSDSGDPP; encoded by the exons ATGGCCGAGAGTCACCCGGAGCCGCCGGGCACTG gtctgcggggcctcGTCCCCCCATGGCACTTCGTgctccgccccgccggccccagcaccag GCCCCTGGAGGCGGAGCTTGAGGCCGAGAGGAGGCGTGGCCACACCTTGGAGGCGGAGCTTGAGGCTGAGAAGGGGCGTGGCCAAGCCTTAGAGGCGGAGCTTGAGGCTGAGAAGGGGCGTGGCCAAGCCTTGGAGGCAGAGCTTGAGGCTGAGAAGGGGCGTGGCCAAGCCTTGGAGGCAGAGCTTGAGGCTGAGAAGGGGCGTGGCCAAGCCTTAGAGGCGGAGCTTGAGGCTGAGAGGAGGCGTGGCCAAGCCTTGGAGGCGGAGCTTGAGGCTGTGAGGGGGCGTGGCCAGGCTCAGGGGGCGGAGCCTGATGGGGAGCAGCCCCTGGAGGAG tgCCAGGCCCAGGTGCTGCTCCAGGCCCGGCTCAGCGCCCTCGGCCACATCCTGACCCTGCAGGAGCGAGAGCTGGGCCacgag ctgccccccgccGAGGTCCCCGTGGCGGTGGCCCCCCCAAGGCTGCAGAGGCTCCTGGGGCGCTGGCGGGAGAAGGTCTTCGCCCTCCTGGTGCAGCTGCGGGTGCAGGAGGAGGCGCAGCGGGTGCTGCGGGCGCAG GTGGGGACGCTGGGGGCAGCGGTGGCAGCGGGGACACGCCGCGTGACGCGGCTGGAGCTGAGCCTGCGTGAGAGGGCGGCCACCGCCGAGCTGCAGCGTCGGGACACCGAG CGCCTGGCGCGGGAGGTGACGCGGCAGCGGGGCCGAGCAGAGGCGGCTGAGGAGGCACTGAGGGGACTGGCCCGGGCGGCTGCCag gcTGGCCAGGGTGGTGACAGCACGCGAGGCCGAGGTGGCAGCGGCCACCAGCACCATGGTCACCCTCAGCGCCCGCCTGCGCCGGGCAGGACAGCGGCTCCGCGTCCTCCGGG ggctggtggctcCGGTGGTGGCCTTGGACCGGCCGCAGTGGCAGCAGGACCCAGCGGGGGACGA cctggtggcCAAGGTGACAGGCAGCAGCCGTCTGCTTTCGGGGACAATGGCCGGTGTCCGACGCAGCG cggTGGCCTTGGGGGTGGCTGATGAGGTGACGCGCAGCCCGGTGACAACGGACGAGGTGACGTGGGACAAG GCCACCATCCACGAGGACAGGATGGAGCATCCCCCTGGCAGGG cggCGCTGGGCTCCCTCGTGACGCAGCTGCAGGCCCTGGGCGCCGCCATCCTCGGGGACGATGGGGACAGCAGTgacagcggggaccccccctGA